A region of Paenibacillus sp. 37 DNA encodes the following proteins:
- a CDS encoding endolytic transglycosylase MltG — MDKRSLWIGLGSGMIIGAVLLQLATVGQNALSDSNLAPEQTANMTKEQLETAAKSLDMKVVGSEEELYTEAEWIEKKKQESSELQGETATPPETVTSTETPAEPEKPQEPTASEGEGQKEITEPKTTEPVTPSNPKGATVSFKVRSGNSLAIVAANLKTAGIVDDAQAFIKAGKAERINTKIQVGTYALEKGESFKSIIAKITKEPSN; from the coding sequence ATGGACAAGCGATCCTTATGGATTGGTCTGGGGAGCGGCATGATTATTGGTGCAGTTTTGCTTCAACTGGCCACAGTCGGACAAAATGCATTATCGGATAGTAATCTGGCCCCTGAGCAGACTGCCAATATGACCAAAGAACAGCTTGAAACAGCGGCGAAAAGCCTGGATATGAAGGTGGTCGGTTCTGAAGAGGAATTGTACACAGAAGCTGAGTGGATAGAGAAGAAAAAGCAGGAAAGCAGTGAGTTGCAAGGGGAAACAGCAACACCACCTGAGACAGTAACCTCTACGGAAACACCTGCAGAGCCTGAGAAGCCACAAGAGCCTACTGCAAGTGAAGGTGAAGGGCAGAAAGAGATAACTGAGCCGAAGACAACAGAACCTGTAACGCCGAGCAATCCGAAAGGCGCAACAGTATCATTCAAAGTACGTTCAGGCAATAGTCTGGCGATCGTTGCAGCAAACCTAAAAACCGCGGGAATCGTAGATGATGCTCAAGCATTCATAAAGGCTGGCAAGGCTGAGCGAATCAATACCAAAATCCAGGTGGGTACCTATGCGCTTGAAAAAGGGGAAAGTTTCAAATCCATTATCGCAAAAATTACGAAAGAACCGTCAAACTGA
- the rpsB gene encoding 30S ribosomal protein S2 — MAVISMKQLLEAGVHFGHQTRRWNPKMDRYIFTERNGIYIIDLQKTVKKVEEAYNFVKGIAGENGTILFVGTKKQAQDSVKEEAERAGQFYINQRWLGGTLTNFQTIQKRIDRLKQLEAWEEDGTFAVLPKKEVILLRKEKDRLEKFLGGIKNMKGLPSALFIIDPRKERIAVAEARKLGIPIVGIVDTNCDPDEIDYVIPGNDDAIRAVKLLTGKMADAVIEANQGEETSA, encoded by the coding sequence ATGGCAGTAATCTCCATGAAGCAGCTTCTCGAAGCTGGGGTACACTTCGGTCACCAAACTCGTCGTTGGAACCCAAAAATGGATCGTTATATCTTCACTGAAAGAAACGGAATTTATATCATCGACTTGCAAAAGACGGTGAAAAAAGTCGAAGAGGCTTACAACTTCGTTAAAGGAATCGCAGGAGAGAATGGTACAATTCTTTTCGTGGGTACTAAGAAACAAGCTCAAGATTCCGTTAAAGAAGAAGCTGAACGTGCTGGTCAATTTTACATTAACCAACGCTGGCTTGGCGGTACCCTGACTAACTTCCAAACTATTCAAAAACGTATTGATCGTTTGAAACAGTTGGAAGCTTGGGAAGAAGACGGTACATTCGCTGTATTGCCTAAAAAAGAAGTTATCTTGCTTCGCAAAGAAAAAGATCGTCTGGAGAAATTCTTGGGCGGTATTAAAAATATGAAAGGCCTGCCAAGCGCCCTGTTCATCATCGATCCACGCAAAGAGCGTATCGCTGTTGCGGAAGCTCGCAAATTGGGTATCCCAATTGTTGGTATCGTTGATACTAACTGCGATCCGGATGAGATCGATTATGTTATCCCAGGTAATGACGACGCGATCCGCGCTGTTAAATTGCTGACAGGTAAAATGGCTGATGCTGTAATCGAAGCTAACCAAGGCGAAGAAACTTCCGCTTAA
- the tsf gene encoding translation elongation factor Ts: protein MAVNASAVKELRERTGAGMLDCKKALEEANGDVTKAAELLREKGLSAAASKAGRAATEGVVESYIHAGGRIGVLVEVNCETDFVGKTDQFKDFVKDVAMQIAAANPKFVTREEVPADELEKEKEILKAQALNEGKPEKIIEKMVEGRIGKYYEEYCLLEQTFVKDPDKTISQLLNEKISQIGENISIRRFVRYELGEGLEKKVDNFVEEVMSQVNK from the coding sequence ATGGCAGTTAATGCGAGTGCAGTAAAAGAACTTCGCGAAAGAACGGGCGCTGGTATGCTCGATTGCAAAAAAGCACTGGAAGAAGCAAACGGTGATGTAACAAAAGCAGCTGAATTGTTGCGTGAGAAAGGTCTTTCTGCAGCAGCAAGCAAAGCAGGCCGTGCAGCAACTGAAGGCGTTGTTGAATCTTACATCCACGCTGGTGGACGTATTGGTGTCTTGGTTGAAGTTAACTGTGAAACAGACTTCGTTGGTAAAACGGATCAATTTAAGGATTTCGTTAAAGATGTAGCTATGCAAATTGCTGCAGCTAATCCTAAATTCGTTACACGCGAAGAAGTTCCTGCAGATGAGCTGGAAAAAGAAAAAGAAATCCTGAAAGCTCAAGCTCTTAACGAAGGCAAACCAGAAAAAATCATTGAAAAAATGGTTGAAGGCCGTATCGGTAAATACTACGAAGAGTACTGCCTGCTGGAACAAACTTTCGTTAAAGATCCAGACAAAACGATCTCTCAATTGCTGAACGAAAAAATCAGCCAAATTGGTGAAAACATCTCCATCCGTCGTTTCGTTCGTTACGAACTGGGTGAAGGTCTAGAGAAAAAAGTAGACAACTTCGTAGAAGAAGTAATGTCCCAAGTAAACAAATAA